The nucleotide sequence ACCGAACGCCATTCTCCCCGCACCCCCTTGGTGAGCACGTAAAAGATGAATCCTGCGGCCACGCCGTTGGCGATGCTGAAGGTGAACGGCATCATCACTACCGTGAAAAAAGCCGCCACCGCCTGATCGATATCGTTCCAGGCCACCTGCTTCAGGCTTTCGATCATCAGGATGCCGACGACGATGAGCGCCGCGGCCGTGGCCGAAGCCGGAATCAGCATGGCCAGCGGCGCGAGGAACAGACACAACAGAAACAGGAGCGCGGTGAAAACCGACGTCAAGCCGGTGCGTCCGCCGGCGCTGATGCCGGCCGCGCTTTCGACGTAGCTGGTCACGTTGCTGGTGCCCAGCAGCGCGCCCAGAGAGGTGGCAATGCCGTCGCTGAACAACGCGCGATCCATTTTAGAGGAGAGTCCTCTGCCGGTTTTCAGCCGCGTTTCGTCGCTCTGATCAAAAATGCCCGCCTTGCGGCCTGCGCCGATAAAGGTGCCGATGGTGTCAAAAGTATCCGACAAGCTGAAAGCCACAATCACCGTCAGAATGGAAAATAGTTGATCCGGCTGGTCGAACAATCCGGCCAGATCCAGCTTGAACAGCGTCGGCGCCAGCGAAGGCGGCAGAAAATCCTGAACGCGGAACGACGGCCACGTCACCATGCCGATCAACAGTCCGATGGCCGTTGTGAACAGAATCCCCAACAACAGGGCGCCGCGCCAGCGCAACAGCAGCATCACCACCGTCACGATAATGCCGGCCAGGGCCAACAGCGTGGTTGGATCGTTGAAACGGGCCAGAGCCGGCAACACATCGCGGGAGACCAGTTCCACAATGTGTCCGTCCTGCAGATCGGCATGCACCACGTTGTTCCCCTGAACAATGAAATCGAGAAAATGGGCGTTCTTGAAACCGATATAGGCGATGAACAGCCCGATGCCGCCGCCGATGGCATGCTGCAGCGATTCAGGGATGGCCTGAATCAACAGCTTGCGCACCTTGGTGATGACGATGATAAAATTGATCACTCCGCATAAAAAAACAATCGCCAGAGCCTGATGCCAAGAGAACCCCATGGTCAACACGACGGTAAAAGTGAAAAAAGAGTTGAGCCCCATCCCCGGCGCCTGGGCAAACGGCACGTTGGCGTACAACCCCATGATCAACGTCGCGATCACCGTGGCCAGAATGGTCGCGGTGAACACTGCGCCGCGGTCCATGCCGGTTGCCGACAGGATGGCGGGGTTGACGAAAATGATATACGCCATGGTGATAAAGGTGGTCAATCCGGCCATCGCCTCGGTGCGAATGGTCGTTCCGTGATCGGATAATTTAAAAAAATCATAGAGCCCTTTTCGTATCACCGGTTCCTCCACATTCCATCTTTATTTCAATCAGGCGCTGAAAGTCAATATTTTAACTCACTATATTTAAATTGTTTGTACTTACAAAACACGAGGGGATCGTGATCGGCCGAGGAACAATTTCACGCGACCCGACCTCGATAAAAAACCAGAGCCGGCCCAGGTTCCCGCAGCCGGAACGAACACCAGGTGAATAGAAGCGAATGGACCGATGAAAATCAGGCTTCCGGGCGTCCACCTGCGCAGCTCCGCTGTAAGCGGCCCTTGGTCCGAGCTGATCATCATAGCGGTGAACGTCAGTTCATGTTCATCTCTTCGACGGTTCTCCATGAGACACGAGGGCAGGATGCACGGCCGCGCCTGCCTGCGCAACCAGGCTCGTTTTGTTGCTTAAATATAGGTGCAAGGCCTTTATGCTGCAAGGGATTTTTCAGCCGCATTCGATTTGATTGTATTGCAAAGAAATTTTTCGTACTTTAGTACGTTTTTCAGGCCTCCGGCCTGTTCAAGCGTAATCACCAGCCGGCCGACGGCCGGCCATCAGAATCGTTAAGTCAAGTGAATGGTATGGTCGATCAAATCAAACAATCTATTTCAAAACGAAGGCGCTTGATCCGCGACTATGTCGCTATTACTATCGGCGCCTTTATCATGGGGGCAGGCAT is from bacterium and encodes:
- a CDS encoding NCS2 family permease codes for the protein MAGLTTFITMAYIIFVNPAILSATGMDRGAVFTATILATVIATLIMGLYANVPFAQAPGMGLNSFFTFTVVLTMGFSWHQALAIVFLCGVINFIIVITKVRKLLIQAIPESLQHAIGGGIGLFIAYIGFKNAHFLDFIVQGNNVVHADLQDGHIVELVSRDVLPALARFNDPTTLLALAGIIVTVVMLLLRWRGALLLGILFTTAIGLLIGMVTWPSFRVQDFLPPSLAPTLFKLDLAGLFDQPDQLFSILTVIVAFSLSDTFDTIGTFIGAGRKAGIFDQSDETRLKTGRGLSSKMDRALFSDGIATSLGALLGTSNVTSYVESAAGISAGGRTGLTSVFTALLFLLCLFLAPLAMLIPASATAAALIVVGILMIESLKQVAWNDIDQAVAAFFTVVMMPFTFSIANGVAAGFIFYVLTKGVRGEWRSVHPLMYIVTGLFLFNFIISAFH